A stretch of Gasterosteus aculeatus chromosome 4, fGasAcu3.hap1.1, whole genome shotgun sequence DNA encodes these proteins:
- the cenpi gene encoding centromere protein I, translated as MAATLSLTGPPDLDLSSASDLSVSSRSSNRSLRVAEKERKKKKAEDPFVLALKYFSDVEAGTPVNGNDEVERNMVLVEKLAYSKGLSPEAISIMLEFAMSLRMGTSLCARVLKCLIPATLVPQEAVVRAVVWLSVGKIPVSTQILFIKWVLTVFDMIDAKDQLRAVYGFIFNFVTEENLCPFICHLLYLLTRKESVRVFRVRKLLELQSRLGRQPFLLSLLSLYKVFCPEMVMLSIPSRIKSGFRNHNMPWKSALIAVQKGAGPHVAAGISPASTTIKTNPRKRKRCHLELPVMTSVVSKEAQTEPSSCGKVVPLVQLHSFAQLLENMHRIELPAQMGSLLGSSLALQYLDCVQDESALLRLNFWLGYALHEEFLFCGDRGASQNSQEALPFLDRLLSTQHFLQEGFSCSEAFLYKFLNVWDGSLLRPQILGLLSNIPVVPSAQIRQLLFEPLMQLFFTSSLFFKCGLMECLNNMLLKWLTWHSVYALEDDLDISLNSHTSINMTLSGFKDSVMELVDFVGRLASLGLQLEGCHSLLLSFVLDFYETVCDMFMKYGLPLVVMPPPGVFYPALFATDPVSVDRLAYIMHRYKVNFTSAKSQEELTKQAFHISRQMVREFNHYIIVMVNCLWNSKMFQLDMGLSLGEDLLLKSKVPQYWASFDLVHHPAFMSYAVDFHHRCWPGRKDMDLNSIKDSKPWSWYLEFLVSQGYDGLKQFVQSNIGRQQLPADEGPGDSGAT; from the exons ATGGCAGCAACGCTAAGCTTGACGGGGCCACCGGATTTAGACCTTTCATCCGCGAGCGACCTGTCTGTGTCCAGCCGGAGCAGCAACAGAAGTCTGAGGGTcgcagagaaggagaggaagaagaagaaggcggagGACCCGTTTGTTCTGGCCCTGAAGTACTTCTCTGACG TGGAAGCAGGTACTCCAGTGAATGGGAATGATGAGGTTGAGAGGAACATGGTGCTGGTGGAAAAGCTGGCCTACAGTAAAGGACTGTCCCCGGAGGCCATCTCCATTATGCTGGAATTTGCCATGAGCCTCCGTATGG GGACTTCGTTGTGCGCCCGGGTGCTGAAGTGTCTGATTCCAGCGACGCTGGTGCCGCAGGAGGCTGTTGTTCGAGCGGTGGTCTGGCTGAGTGTAGGAAAGATACCCGTCAGCACACAA ATTCTTTTCATAAAATGGGTGTTGACCGTGTTTGACATGATCGATGCAAAGGACCAACTTCGAGCTGTCTATggcttcatcttcaacttcgtCACAGAGGAAAATCTG tgtCCTTTCATCTGCCATCTGCTGTACCTTTTGACCAGAAAGGAAAGTG TGCGTGTCTTCAGAGTCAGGAAGCTACTGGAGCTACAGTCTAGACTG GGCAGGCAACCATTCCTCTTGAGCCTACTTTCACTTTACAAAGTGTTTTGTCCTGAAATGGTGATGCTTTCCATTCCATCTCGGATTAAG AGTGGCTTTAGAAACCACAACATGCCCTGGAAATCAGCGCTGATTGCCGTCCAGAAGGGGGCCGGTCCCCATGTCGCCGCCGGCATCAGCCCGGCCTCCACAACAATAAAGACCAACCCCAGGAAAAGG aaACGCTGCCATCTGGAATTGCCGGTGATGACTTCTGTAGTCAGTAAAGAGGCTCAGACTGAGCCGTCCTCCTGTGGAAAGGTGGTGCCCCTGGTGCAGCTCCACTCCTTTGCTCAGCTGCTGGAAAATATGCACCGCATCGAG CTGCCCGCTCAGAtgggctctctgctgggctCCAGTCTGGCACTGCAGTACCTGGACTGTGTACAGGATGAGTCTGCCCTCCTACGCCTCAACTTCTGGCTAGGCTACGCACTCCACgaag AATTCCTGTTCTGTGGCGATAGAGGAGCCTCCCAGAATTCACAAGAGGCGCTGCCGTTTTTGGACAGGTTGCTGTCCACGCAGCACTTTCTCCAG GAGGGCTTTTCCTGTTCAGAGGCTTTTCTCTACAAATTCCTCAACGTGTGGGACGGTTCCCTCCTCCGTCCACAGATTCTTGGCCTGCTGAGCAACATCCCCGTTGTCCCCAGCGCCC aAATCCGACAACTTCTGTTTGAGCCTctcatgcagctcttcttcACATCCTCCCTGTTTTTCAAG TGCGGACTGATGGAGTGTCTGAACAATATGCTTCTGAAGTGGCTGACCTGGCACTCGGTGTACGCCCTGGAGGACGACTTGGACATCAGCCTCAACAGCCACACCTCCAT AAACATGACTCTGTCGGGCTTCAAGGACTCTGTGATGGAGCTGGTTGACTTTGTGGGTCGGCTGGCCTCTCTGGGTCTCCAGCTCGAAGGCTGccactctctcctcctcagcttcGTCCTGGACTTCTATGAGACC GTGTGTGACATGTTTATGAAGTATGGGCTCCCCCTCGTGGTGATGCCTCCGCCCGGAGTCTTCTATCCGGCCCTGTTCGCCACCGACCCGGTTAGCGTGGACAGACTGGCGTACATCATGCACAG gtACAAGGTGAACTTCACATCAGCCAAGAGTCAGGAGGAACTCACAAAG CAGGCCTTTCACATCAGCCGTCAGATGGTTCGGGAGTTCAACCATTACATCATCGTCATGGTCAACTGCCTGTGGAACTCCAAAATGTTTCAGCTGGACATGGGCCTCAGCCTGGGGGAGGACCTGCTGCTCAAGAGCAAAGTGCCACAATACTGGGCGAGCTTCGACCTCGTCCACCACCCCGCCTTCATGAGCTACGCGGTCGACTTCCACCACAGG
- the tmem35 gene encoding nicotinic acetylcholine receptor chaperone, whose translation MASPRTVTIVALSFALGLFFVFMGTIKLTPRLSKDAYSEMKRAYKSYAKALPGLKKIGVSSVLLRKIIGSLEVGCGVVLTLVPGRPKDVANFLLLLVMLAVLFFHQLVGDPLKRYAHALVFGILLTCRLLIARQSDERPEREDSREEQHVNDQEKNKVKQS comes from the exons ATGGCCTCGCCAAGGACAGTTACCATCGTGGCCCTTTCGTTCGCCCTGGGCTTATTCTTCGTGTTCATGGGGACCATCAAGCTCACCCCGAGACTAAGCAAAGACGCGTACAGCGAGATG AAAAGGGCATACAAGAGCTACGCCAAGGCTTTGCCGGGCCTGAAGAAGATTGGCGTCAGCTCAGTCCTGCTTCGCAAGATCATCGGCTCTCTGGAGGTGGGCTGCGGCGTGGTGCTCACCCTGGTGCCGGGCAGGCCCAAAGACGTGGCcaacttcctgctgctgctggtcatgCTCGCCGTGCTGTTCTTCCACCAGCTCGTCGGAGACCCCCTGAAACGCTACGCCCACGCTCTGGTCTTCGGCATCCTGCTCACCTGCCGACTGCTCATCGCCCGGCAGAGCGATGAGCGGCCGGAGAGGGAGGACAGCAGAGAAGAGCAACACGTTAATGACCAGGAAAAGAACAAGGTCAAGCAGTCTTAA
- the arl13a gene encoding ADP-ribosylation factor-like protein 13A has product MDIDLLLHRFQRRWWPLCPPCSAQVNMFNLMSNCCTWISKIQEPIRKVTILVVGLDKAGKTSSIRGMSRVPHGAEAGPTHGCVRSELKVENYQVTLLDVGGSAQSRGAWRELYGEAHGIVFVLDSSDRQRIKEVKEVLADLLKQPRVAGKPLLVLANKQDKMNALLGNELIEILLLEKLVNQSRSLCHIEPCSALMDLRRWSDRKTHRGLRWLLRAVCLDYPELCARVVQDSKRPLEPREREKTWKTEKVQRKTKGERRKSMRANLHQAHRPKENEKKTRGEGKLQPIRNMLQKDTTLKEKLNTKKKKKKKKKSVKEKEGEKNQGEINEREEEEEEEEEERDGKEGEHENSGHREKASSALIPPKKGKNKRKTKAKDEILDAPEPPDNDKEPPKAKGEKRRKKKVVKVKRKNKINSEETSEAYARPVDLSATFDLYRKAMLALRERQDKGQ; this is encoded by the exons ATGGACATAGACTTGCTTCT GCACCGGTTCCAGAGAAGATGGTGGCCGCTGTGCCCACCTTGTTCAGCTCAAGTAAACATGTTCAACCTGATGAGCAACTGCTGCACCTGGATCTCCAAAATACAGGAGCCAATCAG GAAAGTGACCATTCTGGTGGTTGGTCTTGACAAAGCAGGAAAAACTTCCTCAATCAGAGGAATGTCAAGAG TCCCCCACGGCGCCGAAGCTGGACCCACCCATGGCTGCGTCCGAAGTGAGCTGAAAGTGGAGAACTACCAGGTCACCCTGCTGGACGTGGGGGGGTCAGCGCAGTCGAGAGGAGCCTGGCGGGAGCTCTATGGAGAGGCCCACGGGATCGTCTTTGTGCTGGACTCCAGCGACAGGCAGAGGATAAAGGAGGTCAAGGAGGTCCTCGCTGACCTGCTGAAGCAACCGAGAGTGGCGGGCAAACCCCTATTGGT GTTGGCcaacaaacaagacaaaatgaACGCTTTGCTCGGAAATGAGTTGATTGAGATTCTGTTACTGGAGAAGCTGGTGAACCAGAGCCGCTCCCTGTGCCATATT GAGCCTTGTTCTGCCTTAATGGACCTGCGGCGCTGGTCGGACAGAAAGACTCACCGAGGCCTTCGCTGGTTGCTGCGGGCGGTTTGCCTGGATTACCCGGAGCTGTGCGCTCGCGTAGTGCAGGACAGCAAAAGGCCTCTGGAACCTAGAGAGAGGGAAAAGACCTGGAAAACAGAGAAAGTTcaaaggaaaaccaaaggagaaCG AAGGAAATCCATGAGGGCAAATCTTCACCAGGCTCATCGtccaaaagaaaatgagaaaaagacaagGGGTGAAGGAAAGCTGCAACCCATTCGAAACATGCTGCAAAAG GACACCACTCTCAAAGAGAAGCTgaacacaaagaagaagaaaaagaagaagaagaagtcagtTAAGGAAAAAGAAGGCGAAAAAAATCAGGGAGAAATAAATGagcgagaagaagaggaggaggaggaagaggaggagagagacggtaAAGAAGGAGAGCATGAAAACTCTGGTCACAGGGAGAAAGCCAGCAGCGCCCTGATCCCGccgaaaaaaggcaaaaacaaacgCAAAACCAAAGCAAAGGACGAGATTCTGGACGCGCCAGAACCACCGGACAATGACAAGGAACCGCCTAAAG CCAAaggggaaaagaggaggaagaaaaaagttGTGAAAGTTAAAAGGAAGAACAAGATCAACAGCGAGGAGACGTCTGAAGCTTACGCTCGCCCTGTGGACCTGTCTGCAACATTTG ATCTTTACCGAAAAGCAATGCTGGCTCTGAGGGAACGTCAGGATAAGGGACAGTGA